A genomic segment from uncultured Desulfuromonas sp. encodes:
- a CDS encoding amino acid permease, which translates to MSHRRPQLTRQIGLLSALVLVIANMVGSGVFTTSGFILTELGSPGTLMWCWLLGGAFALTGALCYGELGAMLPEAGGEYAYLSRAFGPLPAFLSGWISLIVGFSAPIAAAAIAFATYFLGGSGATWFEFNLFGMTLVRVSPVTVLACATVIGLSLVHVHSVHLGKRVQNALTLFKIVFIALFIIGGFAWGQGSFSHLGESLSAGGWSASGFAVSLIFVSFAYSGWNAAAYLGSEITRPERNLPLALVGGTVLVMGLYLLLNLVFIYALPPQAMSGTLEVGLSAATALFGNTIGTLFAQAIALGLLSVLSAMIMAGPRVYFAMARDNLFFQRCAQVHKTRHTPAEAIAFQAVIAIGIIVSTAYDTLLIYVGFTLSLSAMTTVLGLIRLRRLAPKLPRPYRTFGYPLTPAIFILGNLWIMVYTVHSRPMVGLAGIVTIGVGGLLYWIARQRGQVTANGVFARQRADEPGN; encoded by the coding sequence ATGAGCCATCGCCGTCCGCAACTGACCCGGCAGATCGGCCTGCTGTCAGCCCTGGTGTTGGTCATTGCTAACATGGTCGGCAGCGGCGTGTTTACCACGTCCGGGTTTATCCTCACCGAGCTGGGCAGTCCCGGCACCCTGATGTGGTGCTGGCTGCTCGGCGGTGCCTTCGCCCTTACCGGAGCCTTGTGCTACGGTGAGCTCGGCGCCATGTTGCCCGAGGCGGGTGGCGAATACGCCTACCTGTCGCGGGCGTTCGGCCCCCTGCCCGCATTTCTGTCCGGCTGGATCTCGCTGATTGTCGGTTTTTCCGCGCCCATTGCCGCCGCGGCCATCGCCTTTGCCACCTACTTTCTCGGCGGCAGCGGCGCCACCTGGTTTGAGTTCAACCTGTTCGGCATGACTTTAGTCCGCGTGTCACCGGTGACGGTGCTAGCTTGTGCCACGGTGATCGGCCTGTCGCTGGTTCACGTTCACAGCGTTCACCTCGGCAAACGGGTGCAGAACGCCCTGACCCTGTTCAAAATCGTCTTTATCGCCCTGTTCATCATCGGCGGTTTCGCCTGGGGACAAGGCAGCTTCAGTCACCTCGGTGAATCGCTCTCCGCGGGCGGTTGGAGCGCGTCGGGCTTTGCCGTGTCGCTGATTTTCGTCTCCTTTGCCTACAGCGGTTGGAATGCCGCCGCCTATCTCGGCAGCGAGATCACCCGCCCGGAACGCAATCTGCCTCTGGCGCTGGTCGGCGGCACGGTGTTGGTCATGGGCCTGTATCTGCTGCTCAATCTGGTGTTCATCTATGCTCTGCCACCGCAGGCCATGAGCGGCACCCTCGAAGTGGGGCTCAGCGCGGCCACCGCCCTGTTCGGCAACACCATCGGCACCCTGTTTGCCCAGGCCATCGCCCTCGGCCTGCTGTCGGTACTCAGCGCCATGATCATGGCCGGGCCACGGGTCTATTTTGCCATGGCGCGCGACAACCTGTTTTTTCAGCGTTGCGCTCAGGTCCACAAGACACGCCACACCCCGGCGGAAGCCATCGCCTTTCAGGCCGTCATTGCCATCGGCATCATTGTGTCCACAGCCTACGACACCCTGCTGATCTACGTCGGTTTTACCCTGTCGTTGTCGGCCATGACCACGGTGCTCGGTCTGATCCGTCTACGCCGCCTGGCACCGAAGCTGCCGCGACCCTATCGCACCTTCGGCTATCCACTGACACCGGCGATTTTCATCCTCGGCAATCTGTGGATCATGGTTTACACCGTCCACAGTCGGCCCATGGTCGGCCTAGCCGGTATCGTCACCATCGGCGTCGGCGGTCTGCTTTACTGGATCGCCCGGCAGCGGGGGCAGGTCACGGCCAACGGCGTGTTTGCCCGCCAACGCGCGGATGAGCCCGGCAATTGA
- a CDS encoding DUF3450 domain-containing protein yields the protein MLNTSFPRISTYAIRQLPVVAAFSLLLLGSATVLSANAEDSPQAAGLSEVARQTVTSEQHTRTLQRQWSDEERALLAKIDQLTRQETMLGQQADRLDHQLQQKQEQIDAQTRRAEETEKLRQGLQNWFQVSARELEQSVAAGQPFLAAERRKRLDDLQAVLLDGDVAVHEQFRRVMEVFQVEADYGYTSDVYRDKITIDAQQREVDMLRLGRLSLFFITPDGEQGGIFDPLEKRFVYLPDAMVADLNQARQQINGQTSEALTLLPVGRIQP from the coding sequence GTGCTGAATACTTCATTTCCCAGAATATCAACCTACGCCATACGCCAACTTCCGGTCGTTGCCGCGTTTTCCCTGCTTCTGCTGGGCAGCGCCACCGTCCTGAGCGCCAACGCCGAGGACAGCCCTCAGGCGGCGGGCCTGTCCGAGGTGGCCCGTCAGACCGTGACCAGTGAGCAACACACCCGCACCTTGCAACGCCAATGGAGTGACGAAGAGCGCGCCCTGCTGGCAAAAATCGATCAACTGACGCGCCAGGAAACCATGCTGGGCCAACAGGCCGACCGCCTTGATCATCAACTGCAACAGAAACAGGAGCAGATTGACGCCCAGACCCGCCGCGCCGAGGAAACCGAAAAACTGCGTCAGGGCCTGCAAAACTGGTTTCAGGTTTCGGCCCGGGAGCTGGAGCAAAGTGTTGCCGCCGGACAGCCGTTTCTGGCTGCGGAACGGCGCAAACGGCTCGACGATCTCCAGGCCGTGCTGCTCGATGGCGACGTCGCCGTGCATGAACAGTTTCGTCGGGTGATGGAAGTGTTTCAGGTCGAGGCCGATTACGGCTACACCAGCGACGTCTATCGCGACAAAATCACCATTGATGCGCAACAGCGTGAGGTGGATATGCTGCGCCTCGGTCGGCTGTCGCTGTTTTTCATCACACCCGACGGCGAACAGGGCGGGATCTTTGATCCGCTGGAAAAACGGTTTGTCTACCTGCCGGATGCCATGGTTGCCGACCTCAACCAGGCCCGCCAACAGATCAACGGCCAGACGTCGGAAGCCTTGACCCTGCTGCCGGTGGGGAGGATTCAGCCATGA